From Lycium ferocissimum isolate CSIRO_LF1 chromosome 12, AGI_CSIRO_Lferr_CH_V1, whole genome shotgun sequence, one genomic window encodes:
- the LOC132041116 gene encoding calpain-type cysteine protease DEK1, whose product MEGNEHELMLACVISGTLFSVLGSASFAILWAVNWRPWRIYSWIFARKWPGFLQGPQLGIICSFFSLSAWIIVISPVVVLVTWGCWLMLILGRDIVGLAVIMAGSSLLLAFYSIMLWWRTQWQSSRAVAVLLLLAVGLLCAYELCAVYVTAGARASERYSPSGFFFGVSAISLAINMLFICRMVFNGNGLDVDEYVRRAYKFAYSDCIEVGPVACLQEPPDPNELYPRQSRRALHLGLLYVGSLVVLLVYSILYGLTAKESNWLGATTSAAVIILDWNLGACLYGFRLLKSRVVVLFVAGTSRVFLICFGVHYWYLGHCISYAVVASVLLGAAVSRHLSVTDPLAARRDALQSTVIRLREGFRRKDQNSSASSSEGCGSSVKRSSSADAGHLGNATVPCTGDGSTWHNIEGINSDKSIDSGRPSLALRSSSCRSVVQEPEVGSSYVDRNLEHNSSLVVCSSSGLESQGGDSSTSTSANQQILDLNLALAFQEKLSDPRITSMLKRKGRHRDRELANLLQDKGLDPNFAVMLKENGLDPMILALLQRSSLDADREHRDNNPPVTDSNDVDNVLPNQISFSEELRLQGLGRWLQRCRVMLHHIAGTPERAWLLFSLVFILETVIVAIFRPNTIKLLNATHQQFEFGIAVLLLSPVVCSILAFLRSLQAEDLSMTSKPRKYGFIAWMLSTCVGLLLSFLSKSSVLLGLSLTVPLMVACLSIAIPIWIRNGYQFWSSRAENAGRAGSHLTLGMKEGVILFISISLFAGSILALGAIVSAKPLDDLDYRGWTGGRNGVTSPYASSVYLGWAMASAIALVVTGVLPIISWFATYRFSVSSAICIAIFAAVIVAFCSVSYFEVVGSRTDQIPTKADFLASLLPLICIPAVLSLGAGLFKWKDDNWKLSRGAYMFIIIGLLLLLGAISAIIVTIKPWAIGAAFLLVLLLLVLAIGVIHYWASNNFYLTRIQMLLVCFLAFLLALAAFLVGWFQDKAFVGASVGYFSFLFLVAGRALTVLLSPPIVVYSPRVLPVYVYDAHADSGKNVSAAFLVLYGIALAIEGWGVVASLKIYPPFAGAAISAITLVVAFGFAVSRPCLTLEMVEDAVHFLSKETTVQAIARSATKTRNALSGTYSAPQRSASSAALLVGDPTMMRDRGGNFVLPRADVMKLRDRLRNEELAAGSIFCRLRHRTLRHEATSDVGHRREMCAHARILALEEAIDTEWVYMWDKFGGYLLLLLGLTAKAERVQDEVRLRLFLDSIGFSDLSAKDIKKWLPEDRRRFEIIQESYMREKEMEEEILMQRREEEGRGKERRKALLEKEERKWKEIEASLISSIPNAGNREAAAMAAAVRAVGGDSVLDDSFARERVSSIARRIRAAQLSRRALQTGLAGAVCILDDEPTTSGRQCGQIDPTVCQRQKISCSLAVMVQPESGPVCLFGTEFQKNICWEFLVAGAEQGIEAGQVGLRLITKTDKQTTVKEWSISATSIADGRWHIITLTIDAELGEATCYLDGNFDGYQTGLPLRVAGCIWELGTDVWVGIRPPIDVDSFGRSDSEGAESKVLIMDVFLWGRCLTEDEIAALPAAMGSAEYSMIDLPDDNWQWADSPTRVDGWDSDPADVDLYDRDDVDWDGQYSSGRKRRSERDGVVLDVDSFTRRLRKPRVDTQKEINQHMLSVEMAVKEALLARGESHFTDQEFPPIDRSLFMDPDNPPSKLQVVSEWMRPTDIVKEKHLDSHPCLFSGVANSSDVCQGRLGDCWFLSAVAVLTEVSRISEVIITPEYNQEGIYTVRFCIQGEWVPVVVDDWIPCESPGKPAFATSRKGNEMWVSLLEKAYAKLHGSYEALEGGLVQDALVDLTGGAGEEIDMRSAEAQIDLASGRLWSQLLRFKQEGFLLGAGSPSGSDVHISSSGIVQGHAYSILQVREVDGHKLVQIRNPWANEVEWNGPWSDPSPEWTDRMRYKLKHVPQANDGIFWMSWQDFQIHFRSIYVCRVYPPEMRYSIHGQWRGYSAGGCQDYDTWHQNPQYRLRASGPDASLPIHVFITLTQGVSFSRTTAGFRNYQSSHDSMMFYIGMRILKTRGRRAAYNIYLHESVGGTDYVNSREISCEMVLDPDPKGYTIVPTTIHPGEEAPFVLSVFTKASISLETL is encoded by the exons GGGCTGTAGCTGTTCTCCTCCTACTAGCTGTTGGATTGCTTTGCGCATATGAACTTTGTGCTGTGTATGTCACAGCTGGTGCTAGGGCATCTGAAAGATACTCACCTTCAGGGTTCTTTTTTGGTGTGTCGGCAATCTCCCTGGCAATTAATATGCTATTTATTTGCAGGATGGTCTTCAATG GTAACGGCTTAGATGTTGATGAGTACGTACGGAGGGCATATAAATTTGCTTATTCTGATTGTATTGAAGTGGGTCCCGTTGCTTGCTTGCAAGAGCCACCTGATCCCAATGAGTTATATCCTCGACAATCTAGAAG GGCTCTGCATCTTGGACTTCTCTATGTTGGTTCACTTGTAGTACTTCTTGTGTATTCTATCCTGTATGGTCTGACAGCAAAGGAATCAAACTGGCTTGGGGCTACAACATCAGCTGCTGTGATAATCCTTG ATTGGAACTTGGGAGCATGCTTGTATGGCTTTCGACTTCTGAAAAGTCGAGTCGTTGTGCTTTTTGTTGCTGGTACATCTCGGGTGTTCCTGATCTGTTTTGGAGTTCATTACTG GTACCTTGGACattgtattagttatgcagttGTAGCATCTGTGCTGTTGGGCGCTGCTGTTTCACGGCATTTATCAGTTACAGACCCATTAGCTGCTAGGCGAGATGCCTTACAGAGCACAGTTATCCGCCTTCGAGAAGGTTTCCGTAGAAAAGACCAAAATAGCTCTGCAAGCTCTTCTGAGGGTTGTGGCTCAAGTGTGAAACGCAGTAGTAGTGCTGATGCTGGTCATCTTGGTAATGCAACTGTGCCTTGCACTGGTGATGGCAGTACCTGGCATAACATTGAGGGGATTAATAGTGATAAGAGCATAGACAGTGGAAGGCCAAGTTTAGCTCTGCGTAGTAGTTCCTGTCGTTCAGTAGTTCAAGAGCCTGAAGTAGGATCGTCTTATGTTGACAGAAATTTAGAGCATAATAGTTCATTGGTTGTATGTTCTAGTAGTGGCCTTGAAAGCCAAGGCGGTGATTCTAGTACATCCACTTCTGCAAATCAACAGATATTGGACTTGAATTTGGCACTTGCATTTCAAGAAAAGTTGAGTGATCCCAGGATTACATCTATGTTAAAGAGGAAAGGAAGACACAGAGATCGTGAATTAGCTAATTTGTTGCAAGATAAAGGGCTTGATCCTAATTTTGCTGTGATGCTGAAGGAGAATGGACTGGACCCAATGATTCTAGCCTTGTTGCAGAGAAGTAGTTTGGACGCTGATCGAGAACATCGTGACAATAACCCTCCTGTCACTGATTCAAACGATGTTGACAATGTGTTACCTAATCAAATTTCATTCTCGGAAGAACTTAGACTCCAAGGACTGGGAAGGTGGCTTCAACGTTGTAGAGTAATGTTGCATCATATAGCAGGAACTCCAGAGCGAGCATGGCTTCTTTTCAGTTTAGTGTTCATACTTGAAACCGTCATTGTGGCTATCTTCCGACCAAATACAATAAAACTTTTGAATGCTACACACCAACAG TTTGAATTTGGCATCGCGGTTCTCCTTTTGTCTCCTGTTGTCTGTTCTATTTTGGCCTTCCTTCGGTCTTTGCAAGCTGAAGATTTATCCATGACTTCAAAACCCCGGAAG TATGGCTTTATCGCTTGGATGCTGAGCACTTGTGTTGGTCTGCTGCTTTCATTCTTGAG CAAATCATCAGTTCTTCTGGGATTATCATTGACAGTACCCTTAATGGTAGCGTGCCTATCTATTGCAATTCCTATATGGATTCGTAATGGGTACCAGTTTTGGTCTTCAAGAGCTGAGAATGCAGGCCGTGCAGGAAGCCATCTAACACTGGGGATGAAAGAG GGTGTTATTCTTTTCATTTCCATCTCCTTATTTGCTGGGTCCATTTTAGCTCTTGGAGCAATAGTGTCTGCAAAGCCTTTGGATGATTTAGATTATAGGGGGTGGACTGGTGGTCGGAATGGTGTTACATCTCCTTATGCATCATCTGTTTACCTTGGCTGGGCAATGGCTTCTGCAATTGCTTTGGTAGTTACTGGTGTGCTGCCAATTATATCCTGGTTCGCAACTTATCGGTTTTCTGTCTCATCTGCTATTTGTATTGCCATATTTGCAG CTGTTATTGTGGCCTTTTGTAGCGTATCCTACTTTGAAGTTGTTGGCTCTAGAACCGACCAGATTCCAACAAAAGCTGATTTCCTCGCTTCTTTGCTTCCATTGATATGCATTCCAGCAGTATTGTCTCTTGGTGCCGGTTTGTTCAAGTG GAAAGATGACAATTGGAAGCTCTCTCGAGGTGCTTATATGTTCATAATCATTGGTCTTCTTCTTTTGCTTGGAGCCATTTCAGCTATTATAGTTACAATTAAACCCTgggcg ATAGGGGCTGCATTCCTTCTGGTGCTTCTCCTGCTTGTTCTAGCTATTGGTGTTATTCACTATTGGGCgtcaaataatttttatttgacAAGGATACAAATGTTACTTGTTTGTTTTCTTGCATTCCTTTTAGCTCTAGCAGCATTTCTTGTTGGATGGTTTCAGG ATAAGGCTTTTGTGGGTGCATCTGTTGGTTATTTCTCGTTTCTTTTTCTGGTAGCTGGAAGGGCATTAACA GTCCTTCTTTCACCTCCTATAGTAGTTTATTCCCCAAGGGTGTTGcctgtttatgtttatgatgctCACGCGGACTCTGGCAAAAATGTCAG TGCTGCATTTCTTGTGCTCTATGGCATCGCGTTGGCTATTGAGGGCTGGGGTGTGGTTGCCAGTTTGAAAATTTATCCACCATTTGCTGGTGCGGCTATATCAGCAATTACACTCGTTGTGGCCTTTGGCTTTGCTGTCTCTCGTCCATGTTTAACACTTGAG ATGGTGGAAGATGCTGTTCATTTTCTTAGCAAAGAAACCACAGTCCAGGCAATTGCTCGATCTGCCACGAAG ACCAGAAATGCTTTATCTGGAACATACTCTGCCCCCCAGAGGTCGGCTAGCTCAGCTGCTCTATTGGTTGGTGATCCAACAATGATGAGGGATAGGGGAGGCAATTTTGTGCTTCCACGAGCTGATGTCATGAAATTAAGAGATCGTCTCAGAAATGAAGAACTGGCCGCTGGGTCAATTTTCTGCAGATTAAGACATAGGACACTGAGGCATGAAGCAACTAGTGATGTAGGTCACCGAAGAGAAATGTGTGCTCATGCTCGAATTCTGGCTTTAGAGGAAGCAATTGATACTGAATGGGTTTACATGTGGGACAAGTTCGGTGGTTACTTGCTTCTTTTGCTTGGTTTGACGGCTAAAGCTGAGAGGGTACAG GATGAGGTTCGTCTCCGACTTTTCCTTGACAGCATAGGGTTTTCGGATCTTAGTGCCAAAGACATAAAAAAATGGCTCCCAGAAGATCGTAGACGATTTGAAATCATACAGGAGAG TTATATGAGGGAGAAGGAGATGGAAGAGGAAATCCTGATGCAGAGACGTGAAGAGGAGGGAAGGGGTAAAGAAAGGAGGAAAGCTCTCCTTGAGAAGGAGGAGCGTAAATGGAAGGAAATAGAGGCGTCGCTAATATCATCTATTCCTAATGCTGGGAATAGAGAGGCAGCGGCGATGGCAGCTGCAGTCCGTGCAGTGGGAGGAGATTCTGTTCTTGATGACTCTTTTGCACGGGAAAGAGTTTCAAGCATTGCACGTCGTATTCGTGCTGCTCAACTATCTCGTCGGGCACTTCAG ACTGGACTTGCTGGTGCTGTGTGTATACTTGATGATGAACCCACCACTAGTGGCAGACAGTGCGGTCAGATTGATCCCACTGTATGTCAACGTCAAAAAATTAGCTGCTCCCTTGCTGTAATGGTCCAGCCTGAATCTGGACCTGTTTGTTTGTTCGGCACTGAATTCCAGAAGAATATTTGCTGGGAATTTCTTGTGGCTGGCGCTGAGCAAGGCATTGAAGCAGGACAAGTTGGGCTTAGATTAATTACTAAAACTGACAAGCAGACTACTGTAAAGGAGTGGAGTATAAGTGCCACCAGTATCGCAGATGGAAG GTGGCATATCATAACATTGACTATTGATGCTGAATTGGGTGAAGCAACTTGCTACCTAGATGGAAATTTTGATGGCTACCAGACTGGGCTACCACTAAGAGTGGCTGGTTGCATATGGGAGCTGGGAACGGATGTTTGGGTGGGCATAAGGCCAcctattgatgttgattcatTTGGGAGATCCGATAGTGAAGGAGCTGAATCAAAGGTGCTCATAATGGATGTATTTCTTTGGGGAAGGTGCTTGACAGAAGATGAGATTGCGGCTCTTCCCGCGGCTATGGGTTCTGCTGAGTACAGCATGATTGATCTGCCGGATGATAATTGGCAATGGGCAGATTCTCCAACTAGG GTTGATGGGTGGGACAGTGATCCTGCGGATGTAGATCTTTATGACAGAGATGATGTAGATTGGGATGGGCAGTATTCAAGTGGGAGGAAGAGAAGGTCAGAACGTGATGGGGTTGTGTTGGACGTGGATTCTTTTACTCGAAGGTTGAGGAAGCCTCGAGTAGACACACAGAAGGAAATCAATCAACACATGCTTTCAGTGGAAATGGCTGTGAAGGAGGCTCTCTTAGCAAGAGGAGAATCACACTTTACTGATCAAGAGTTTCCTCCCATTGACCGCTCATTATTTATGGATCCCGACAATCCCCCATCTAAATTGCAG GTTGTTTCTGAATGGATGAGGCCTACTGATATAGTGAAAGAGAAGCATCTGGATTCTCACCCATGCTTATTTTCTGGAGTAGCAAATTCTTCAGATGTTTGTCAG GGACGACTGGGTGATTGTTGGTTTCTAAGTGCTGTTGCTGTGCTAACTGAGGTTTCACGAATATCAGAAGTCATAATTACACCAGAATACAATCAAGAAGGAATATATACAGTTCGCTTCTGCATTCAG GGGGAATGGGTCCCTGTTGTGGTAGATGATTGGATTCCATGCGAGTCACCTGGTAAACCAGCATTTGCCACCAGTAGGAAGGGTAATGAAATGTGGGTCTCCTTGTTAGAAAAAGCTTATGCGAAGCTTCATGGCTCATATGAGGCATTAGAGGGTGGACTTGTGCAAGATGCTCTTGTAGACCTCACTGGAGGTGCTGGTGAGGAGATTGACATGAGAAGTGCTGAAGCACAGATTGATCTTGCAAGTGGAAGACTCTGGTCTCAGCTGCTGCGCTTCAAACAAGAGGGTTTCTTACTAGGTGCTGGTAGCCCTTCAGGTTCAGATGTACATATCTCTTCCAGTGGTATTGTCCAAGGTCATGCCTACTCGATATTACAG GTACGAGAAGTTGATGGCCACAAGCTTGTTCAGATCCGGAATCCATGGGCAAatgaagttgaatggaatgGCCCTTGGTCAGATCCATCACCTGAATGGACCGACAGGATGAGATACAAGCTTAAGCACGTCCCACAG gCAAACGATGGAATTTTCTGGATGTCCTGGCAAGATTTCCAGATACATTTTAGGTCTATATATGTTTGTCGTGTCTACCCACCAGAAATGCGCTACTCGATCCATGGTCAATGGAGAGGTTACAGTGCTGGAGGCTGCCAGGATTATGACACATGGCATCAGAACCCCCAATATCGACTAAGAGCAAGTGGTCCTGATGCTTCCTTGCCGATTCACGTTTTTATCACCTTAACTCAG GGTGTGAGCTTCTCAAGGACAACAGCTGGTTTCAGGAATTATCAGTCAAGCCATGATTCAATGATGTTCTACATTGGGATGAGGATACTGAAAACTCGTGGTAGACGTGCTGCATATAACATCTATTTGCATGAATCTGTTGGTGGGACAGACTACGTAAATTCTCGAGAAATATCGTGTGAGATGGTCCTAGATCCTGATCCAAAGGGTTACACAATAGTGCCTACTACAATACATCCTGGTGAAGAGGCGCCTTTTGTTCTCTCAGTTTTTACCAAAGCTTCGATAAGTCTTGAAACTTTATAG